A segment of the Aureliella helgolandensis genome:
TCCACTGAGTGTTGCTATTCACCCAAGATCCATCCCCTCGTTGCAGGCTCGCTAGGTGATCGACCAATTCCGCTCTCCAATCATGCTCCACTCCCTGCGAATCGACCAGCGTGTCAATTCCGGCAACGCTCAGGGCTTTGGCAAAAAGATGGTAGTAATAGTATAAGCCAGCATCTCCCAGCCCCGGATTCTTAGATAGAGAGTAGTTTTTCTCAATCCAAGTGCGGGCCGCTTTTACCCGAGGATCTTCGGGCGTCAGACCTGCGTAGAGCATGCTCTTGAAACCCGAGTACGTCATCGACCCGTAGCTTCTCAACCCACCATCTGCCGTTTCTCCGGCCGCAGAAACGCCTTCACCGATCACCGTGTAGTAAAATCCACCATCATCAACCTTGGACGCATCGGGATGTGTGTTATATTGGCTTTCTAGATTCTGACAGCGAGATACAAACGTTAATGCCTTGGCGATTGCCGCATCGTTCTCGGGATTCCCCATCGACTTGAGAGCCTCGATGAAGAAGGCAGTATTCGAGAGATCCGGTCGCGACTTGCCACCATAGCCGGCTCCTCCATACTCTTCGTCCGCAGGGGTTTTCCCATCAGCCTCATTGAATTGCTCTCCTCTTAGGAATGCCGAAGCCTTCGCGAGTTGCCCATCGTAGGTACCGGATTGATTCGCCATTTTCAAGCACAGCATGGCGACGCAGGTTTCGTACATCCGTAGCCTGGAATCATCTGCATAGAGCCCGCCGTCGGGCTGTGTCGCACTAGCAACAATTTTGACCGCTTTAGCCACATGCGGATCGGCAATCGTGGCACCATTCTGGAGCATGGCGGTCGCCGCCAATGCTGTCACGCCGATTCCAATCTTAGGACTCACCGCTCCATCGTCCGCTTGCCCTCGCGTCCTCAAATACTCCAGCCCCCGATCGACGGTGCGCTGGAGCTGTGCCTGATCCACCTGCCCCAGTGCTCCCGAGTTCAAAGAACCGAACAAGACCATGATTGCCACGCACGCGCGACCCAGACCGCTTTTCATTCTCACGCCCTCTTGGAGAGTCATTTGATCCAACAACAATGCACAGTAAATCTACCGCCGATGCCCCTCACCTTCGCAAATTTGATACCAGTGCAAGCATAATTATACGCACGACTTTGCGCGCAGGAGCGTATTGCAGGAGCCCAATCCGCTGCAGTGCAGAAATCCGTTCGAAAGGAGGTCTCTCGCAAAGCTCGAACCAATGCTTCTTACTCACCGGTCGCGTTCGCATTACTGCTGTAATTGGCGGAATTTCCATCCTGGCGATGCAATTTCCATCCACGCGACGACATCGATTGAGGCAGCCAACTTGCTCTGGCCCCGAGAAGAGGTAACCGCGAAAAATTCGAAATATGCGAAAGTAGAGATGCCG
Coding sequences within it:
- a CDS encoding prenyltransferase/squalene oxidase repeat-containing protein; translation: MKSGLGRACVAIMVLFGSLNSGALGQVDQAQLQRTVDRGLEYLRTRGQADDGAVSPKIGIGVTALAATAMLQNGATIADPHVAKAVKIVASATQPDGGLYADDSRLRMYETCVAMLCLKMANQSGTYDGQLAKASAFLRGEQFNEADGKTPADEEYGGAGYGGKSRPDLSNTAFFIEALKSMGNPENDAAIAKALTFVSRCQNLESQYNTHPDASKVDDGGFYYTVIGEGVSAAGETADGGLRSYGSMTYSGFKSMLYAGLTPEDPRVKAARTWIEKNYSLSKNPGLGDAGLYYYYHLFAKALSVAGIDTLVDSQGVEHDWRAELVDHLASLQRGDGSWVNSNTQWMEGDPNLATTFSLLALSHCRTQ